From Catenulispora sp. EB89, one genomic window encodes:
- a CDS encoding PolC-type DNA polymerase III → MNGYAVVDVETSGFQPPIAEIVEVAIVHVDVAGQVTGSWDSLLRPEGGVGATRVHGITREMVEPAPRFEDVGLDLYALLADRIVVAHNLAFDAKFLVTQFARIGVHSPEIAGGACTLRTSQALLPGPSYKLLDCCEAVGVQLTDAHSALGDALATARLLGFFLQRGVNVGGMAVRPQAAVPQPRAELSELFLSRSR, encoded by the coding sequence GTGAACGGATACGCGGTTGTCGATGTCGAGACGTCAGGGTTCCAACCTCCGATCGCTGAGATCGTGGAGGTCGCGATCGTGCATGTGGACGTCGCCGGGCAGGTGACGGGCAGTTGGGACAGTCTGCTGCGGCCGGAGGGCGGGGTCGGGGCGACGCGGGTGCACGGCATCACGCGGGAGATGGTGGAGCCGGCGCCGCGTTTCGAGGACGTCGGGCTGGACCTGTACGCGCTGCTCGCCGACCGGATCGTGGTCGCCCACAACCTGGCCTTCGACGCCAAGTTCCTGGTGACGCAGTTCGCGCGGATCGGCGTGCACTCCCCGGAGATCGCCGGCGGCGCCTGCACGCTGCGCACGTCGCAGGCGCTGCTGCCGGGGCCCTCGTACAAGCTGCTGGACTGCTGCGAGGCGGTCGGAGTCCAGCTGACCGACGCGCACAGCGCGCTCGGCGACGCGCTGGCGACCGCGCGGCTGCTCGGCTTCTTCCTCCAGCGCGGGGTCAACGTCGGCGGGATGGCGGTGCGGCCGCAGGCGGCGGTCCCGCAGCCCCGTGCCGAGCTCAGCGAGCTGTTCCTGTCCAGGTCGCGCTAG
- a CDS encoding YdcF family protein gives MRDPRGFRNAVFLGLTLSFLGLGLLYGVTRTSGDGRVLAVMAVALLPTLGLMALVTFLILNGMTMLRKEGRTAGNLLSLACGVGIIALVLLLVAAVVARRHVLIGLAAAAVLVVCYLAFLFFCYLSYGFLYRRMPIKRAVDFVVVLGAGLMGGRRVSPLLASRLERGRSVYESLDAQNAPMLIVSGGKGSDERLSEAEAMENYLVERGFPADRILREDQSRTTEENLIYSAALMRQSRPEGYRCVVVTNDFHSYRAALIARDLGVPAQVVGSPTAAYFLPSATIREFIAVFVRYWKVNLPICAFLAAPALVMLTR, from the coding sequence ATGCGTGACCCGCGCGGGTTCCGCAATGCCGTGTTCCTCGGGCTGACGTTGTCGTTTCTGGGGTTGGGGCTGCTTTACGGCGTGACGCGCACGTCCGGGGACGGACGCGTGCTGGCCGTCATGGCGGTGGCGTTGCTGCCGACGCTGGGGCTGATGGCGCTGGTGACATTCCTGATCCTCAACGGCATGACGATGCTCCGCAAGGAGGGGCGTACCGCCGGGAACCTGCTGTCCCTCGCTTGTGGGGTCGGTATCATCGCGCTGGTCCTGCTGTTGGTGGCGGCCGTGGTGGCGCGGCGGCATGTGCTGATCGGTCTGGCAGCCGCCGCGGTGCTCGTCGTCTGCTACTTGGCGTTCCTGTTCTTCTGTTACCTCAGCTATGGGTTCCTCTATAGGCGGATGCCTATAAAGCGCGCCGTGGACTTCGTCGTAGTGCTCGGGGCCGGCCTGATGGGAGGCCGACGGGTGTCGCCGTTGTTGGCGAGCCGGCTGGAACGCGGGCGCTCTGTGTATGAATCGCTTGATGCGCAGAACGCGCCGATGCTCATCGTGTCCGGCGGCAAAGGATCGGACGAGCGGCTGTCCGAGGCAGAGGCGATGGAGAACTATCTGGTAGAGCGTGGGTTCCCCGCCGATCGGATCCTTAGAGAGGATCAGTCGCGGACGACGGAGGAAAACCTCATCTATAGCGCGGCCCTTATGCGGCAGTCCCGGCCAGAGGGGTACCGCTGCGTGGTCGTCACCAACGACTTCCACAGCTACCGCGCCGCGCTGATCGCGCGGGACCTCGGCGTGCCCGCTCAAGTGGTCGGATCGCCGACCGCCGCGTACTTCCTGCCGAGCGCGACGATCAGGGAGTTCATCGCCGTCTTCGTCCGCTACTGGAAGGTGAATCTGCCGATCTGTGCGTTTCTGGCGGCGCCCGCTTTGGTGATGCTGACCCGCTGA
- a CDS encoding cytochrome b N-terminal domain-containing protein encodes MTDLIEATTVPEPTPDPEPAGGWTGALRRRIFETMPPEQLLPDTQPAYVASWIYVFGVLTLTAFLTVVGTGTVLALKGAAWWHVSGTGHYVNSLHLWSVELFMTFMSVHLIAKFFMAAWRGKRALTWITGVIALGASAFTALTGYLVQQNFDSQWIATQAKDGLNAIGVGAYFNTMDFGQMLIWHVALLPLVVSVIVVLHILLVRRRGVVPPLAVRGADDASASTLAETSASEVEA; translated from the coding sequence ATGACCGACCTGATCGAGGCGACGACCGTGCCGGAGCCGACACCGGACCCGGAGCCCGCCGGCGGATGGACCGGCGCGCTGCGGCGCCGCATCTTCGAGACCATGCCCCCGGAGCAGCTGCTCCCCGACACCCAGCCCGCGTATGTCGCGTCGTGGATCTACGTCTTCGGGGTGCTGACCCTGACCGCGTTCCTGACCGTCGTCGGCACCGGCACCGTGCTCGCGCTCAAGGGCGCCGCGTGGTGGCACGTGTCGGGGACCGGGCACTACGTCAACAGCCTGCACCTGTGGTCGGTGGAGCTGTTCATGACGTTCATGTCCGTGCACCTGATCGCCAAGTTCTTCATGGCGGCCTGGCGCGGGAAGCGCGCGCTGACGTGGATCACCGGCGTGATCGCGCTGGGCGCCTCGGCGTTCACCGCGCTGACCGGGTACCTGGTGCAGCAGAACTTCGACTCGCAGTGGATCGCGACGCAGGCCAAGGACGGGCTGAACGCGATCGGGGTCGGGGCGTACTTCAACACGATGGACTTCGGGCAGATGCTGATCTGGCATGTGGCGCTGCTGCCGTTGGTCGTGTCGGTGATCGTGGTGCTGCACATCCTGCTGGTGCGGCGGCGGGGTGTGGTGCCGCCGTTGGCGGTGCGGGGTGCGGACGATGCTTCGGCTTCGACATTGGCTGAGACTTCGGCTTCGGAGGTGGAGGCATGA
- a CDS encoding TetR/AcrR family transcriptional regulator: protein MSQEPDTTTAEYQPTAPGVYARAQARGQQVLRASLLDVAARLLAAEGPAALTMRRIAAEAGCSTMVLYKHFGSKDAIAAALYLEGFARLKLHLDAVPRASDPAEYLAAVGQAYRESALAEPNFYDVMHGPGIPGYSPDAHARTAARQSLAALRIAAQRCIDAGIFRLTADPEEITDVLWAAAHGIISLERAGHIAPVTAAVRYRTITAAAAAAFAVTPAPASAA, encoded by the coding sequence ATGAGCCAGGAGCCTGATACCACCACCGCCGAGTACCAGCCGACCGCCCCCGGCGTCTACGCCCGAGCGCAGGCCCGCGGCCAGCAGGTGCTGCGCGCGTCGCTGCTGGACGTCGCCGCGCGCCTCCTCGCAGCCGAGGGCCCAGCGGCCCTGACCATGCGCCGCATAGCAGCCGAAGCGGGCTGCTCGACCATGGTCCTGTACAAGCACTTCGGCTCCAAGGACGCCATCGCCGCGGCCCTGTACCTCGAAGGCTTCGCCCGCCTCAAGCTCCACCTCGACGCCGTCCCGCGCGCCTCCGACCCCGCGGAGTACCTGGCGGCCGTCGGCCAGGCCTACCGCGAGAGCGCCCTGGCCGAACCCAACTTCTACGACGTCATGCACGGCCCCGGCATCCCCGGCTACAGCCCCGACGCCCACGCCCGGACGGCGGCCAGGCAAAGCCTCGCCGCCCTCCGCATCGCCGCCCAGCGCTGCATCGACGCCGGCATCTTCAGGCTCACCGCGGATCCCGAGGAGATCACCGACGTCCTCTGGGCCGCCGCCCACGGCATCATCAGCCTCGAACGCGCCGGCCACATCGCGCCCGTGACCGCCGCCGTCCGGTACCGGACGATCACGGCGGCGGCAGCGGCGGCTTTCGCTGTGACGCCAGCGCCGGCTTCGGCTGCTTAG